One window from the genome of Pararhizobium gei encodes:
- a CDS encoding PhzF family phenazine biosynthesis protein — MARRYAIYDVFTQNRLEGNPLAVVFDGDGLSDRRMQAIAMEFNLSETVFVQPADNPAHTARLRIFTPGHELPFAGHPTVGAAVALAEDGRDAASGNFDLVQMLEENVGPVRCAIQGREGAVTFAEFDVPRKPVQLPAEFDRLEIANALSLKVTQVGFENHVPTFWSAGVPFAMIPVHDVASAAAIEFEPGLWEKVAPMAEGRLAGAYVYCRGGVNHTARFHSRMFAPGMGIVEDPATGSALAAFAGTIHHFDRLIDGHHPFMIEQGVEMGRPSFLHLHLDIASGEIAAARIGGQAVKIAAGELYL, encoded by the coding sequence GTGGCTCGGCGTTACGCAATCTACGACGTGTTCACACAAAACAGGCTGGAGGGAAACCCGCTTGCGGTGGTCTTCGATGGCGACGGCTTGAGCGACAGGCGGATGCAGGCAATCGCCATGGAGTTCAATCTGTCCGAAACGGTATTCGTGCAGCCGGCGGACAATCCGGCCCATACCGCCCGGCTGCGGATCTTTACGCCGGGACACGAATTGCCTTTCGCCGGTCATCCCACCGTTGGTGCAGCGGTTGCCCTCGCAGAGGACGGCAGGGACGCTGCGAGCGGTAATTTCGACCTCGTCCAGATGCTCGAGGAAAATGTCGGGCCGGTGCGCTGCGCAATACAGGGACGGGAGGGTGCGGTCACATTTGCCGAGTTCGATGTTCCCAGAAAGCCCGTACAACTGCCGGCTGAGTTCGACCGGCTGGAAATCGCCAATGCCCTGAGCCTCAAGGTGACGCAGGTCGGTTTCGAAAATCATGTCCCGACCTTCTGGAGCGCCGGCGTGCCCTTCGCGATGATCCCGGTGCACGATGTCGCTTCTGCCGCGGCAATCGAGTTCGAGCCGGGGCTTTGGGAGAAGGTCGCGCCCATGGCGGAAGGACGGCTTGCCGGCGCCTATGTTTACTGCCGGGGCGGCGTCAACCATACGGCACGGTTTCACAGCCGCATGTTCGCGCCGGGAATGGGGATCGTCGAGGACCCCGCCACGGGCTCGGCCCTTGCAGCCTTTGCCGGCACGATCCATCATTTCGACCGCCTGATTGACGGCCATCATCCTTTTATGATCGAGCAGGGCGTGGAAATGGGCCGACCGTCCTTTCTGCACCTCCACCTCGATATCGCGAGCGGCGAAATTGCCGCTGCCCGGATCGGCGGACAAGCGGTCAAAATTGCCGCCGGCGAACTTTATCTTTGA
- a CDS encoding NUDIX hydrolase, producing MISNRAAWPDERTVFSVDRIQLPVIGGPHPYAIAERDSIARNWQQEVAANPALFDGPMMLPRWIRIEDGVISGDMHMVPFSAFLLWRKTRPLDAALHIFALPVILSSDGAVIAIRMAAHTANPGRVYCAAGSLDPSDVEDGFCNLDSNMAREVREETGLDLADATDVAGLQAMHDNGVVTVFRVYRFSVTARDLINCIDRHLAADAQPEIDEAVAIHSPDPHLYPYSSFMPPVLAWVFQTVL from the coding sequence ATGATCAGCAACAGAGCCGCGTGGCCCGATGAGCGCACAGTCTTTTCCGTCGATCGGATACAGCTTCCGGTGATCGGCGGGCCACATCCCTACGCCATCGCCGAACGGGACTCGATCGCGCGGAATTGGCAGCAGGAGGTCGCGGCCAATCCGGCTTTGTTCGACGGCCCCATGATGCTTCCTCGCTGGATCAGGATCGAGGATGGGGTGATTTCCGGCGACATGCATATGGTACCGTTTTCCGCCTTCCTGCTCTGGCGAAAGACCCGACCGCTCGATGCCGCCCTGCATATTTTCGCGCTACCGGTCATTCTGTCCTCGGACGGCGCCGTGATCGCCATCAGGATGGCCGCCCACACCGCCAATCCGGGGCGGGTCTACTGCGCCGCCGGGTCGCTTGACCCCAGCGACGTGGAAGATGGTTTCTGCAATCTCGACAGCAACATGGCGCGGGAGGTGCGCGAGGAAACTGGCCTGGACCTGGCCGACGCCACGGATGTTGCGGGACTTCAGGCCATGCATGACAACGGTGTCGTGACTGTGTTCCGCGTCTACCGCTTTTCCGTGACCGCCAGGGATTTGATCAACTGCATCGACAGGCATCTCGCTGCCGATGCCCAACCCGAGATCGACGAGGCCGTGGCGATCCACAGCCCGGACCCGCATCTGTACCCCTATTCATCGTTCATGCCGCCGGTACTGGCCTGGGTTTTCCAGACGGTGCTTTAG
- a CDS encoding endonuclease/exonuclease/phosphatase family protein — protein MSLRLATFNIENLMSRFDFSGFRNILKQDRVLRLFEVKSEGEYQRLEEARTISHTDDTRQMSALAIADCDADILCLQEADNMAALQAFEYGYLFKMVGNGYRQKYLIEGNDSRGIDVAVLVREETRDGRKIECIDVKSHASLTYADLDLFNDGLAATNVPGDRIFKRDCLELDFRIGGRPLTLFVVHLKSMGPARNGFDGRTSTMPVRTAEVAAVRRIIENRFGAGNTDGEMFAVCGDMNDYQERVDVTGDRRGGYSFVPRQESASALDIFSHDGFVENVVRRRPELDRWTLFHSRGPQERHLCQLDYIWLSKALAQRNPSSVPEIIRAGQPYRTLFPPGQEVERYPRTGWDRPKASDHCPVVVTLDV, from the coding sequence ATGTCCCTTCGCCTTGCCACCTTCAATATCGAGAACCTGATGAGCAGGTTCGATTTTTCCGGATTTCGCAACATCTTGAAACAGGACCGCGTGCTGCGCCTGTTCGAGGTGAAGAGCGAAGGCGAATATCAGAGGCTGGAGGAGGCGCGGACGATCTCACATACCGATGATACGCGACAGATGTCGGCGCTGGCGATTGCCGATTGCGACGCCGACATTCTCTGCCTGCAGGAGGCCGACAACATGGCCGCGCTGCAGGCTTTCGAATATGGCTATCTTTTCAAGATGGTTGGTAATGGCTATCGGCAGAAATACCTGATTGAGGGAAACGACAGCCGCGGCATCGATGTCGCGGTGCTGGTGCGCGAGGAAACGCGCGACGGCCGCAAGATCGAATGCATCGACGTCAAATCCCACGCAAGCCTCACCTATGCCGATCTCGATCTGTTCAACGACGGGCTTGCCGCAACGAACGTGCCAGGGGACAGGATCTTCAAGCGGGACTGTCTGGAGCTCGATTTCAGGATCGGCGGGCGGCCACTGACGCTTTTCGTTGTGCATCTCAAGTCTATGGGACCGGCGCGGAACGGGTTTGACGGACGGACTTCGACCATGCCGGTCAGGACGGCCGAAGTGGCTGCCGTTCGCAGGATCATCGAAAATCGTTTCGGTGCGGGCAATACGGATGGCGAGATGTTCGCTGTCTGCGGCGATATGAACGACTACCAGGAAAGGGTGGACGTGACCGGCGACCGGCGCGGCGGCTACAGCTTCGTCCCGCGGCAGGAAAGCGCCAGCGCGCTCGATATTTTCAGCCATGACGGCTTCGTTGAAAATGTCGTCCGGCGCCGTCCGGAGCTGGATCGTTGGACACTCTTCCACAGCCGCGGGCCGCAGGAGCGGCATCTCTGCCAGCTTGATTATATCTGGCTTTCGAAGGCCTTGGCGCAGCGCAATCCATCGAGCGTCCCGGAAATCATCCGTGCGGGCCAGCCTTATCGGACGCTTTTCCCGCCGGGGCAGGAGGTCGAGCGCTATCCGCGGACGGGCTGGGACCGTCCGAAAGCGTCGGACCACTGCCCGGTCGTCGTGACCCTCGATGTCTGA
- a CDS encoding CASTOR/POLLUX-related putative ion channel — protein MGTETGWRARMRYEFDKSMAAGPIALIGWLTVISLVVIVLAGLFLALTQIAPEGGEPVSFIEGAWESLMRTMDAGAMGGDVGWAFRGVSLFVTIAGIFVFSALIGVLSAGLENKLEELRKGRSQVLEQDHTIILNWSPSIFDVIAELVIANTSRRKPRIVIMANKDKVEMEDEIAAKVADLKNTRIICRSGDPTDLYDLTIVNPPTSRSVIVLSPEGDDPDSQVIKSVLALVNDPGRRTKPYQIAAEIRDSRNADVARIVGGSELQLVLADDLISRIVVHSSRQTGLSAVYSELLDFEGCEIYTLEQPDIMGKSFAAAVMAYETSTLIGLRDERGKILLNPPPGRIFKPGEQAVIVAEDDAAIRSGNHQVHIEKEAILPVSPRQIGPERTLILGWNRRGPIISFELSRYVAPGSLLTIAADTPELEREIGALMVANGNMAVDYRIVDTSSREQLDALEIPSYDHVLVLGYSDHMAPQPADTRTLVTLLQLRKIAEKAGRHISVVSEMTDVRNRELAEVTRADDFVVSNKLVSLMLAQASENESMAAIFDELLDENGSEIYMRPVSDYVRIDEPLTYYTICLAALRRGEVAIGYRRQRDEAPDPRRLGGVVVNPSKAEKLLYSEEDRVIVLAQD, from the coding sequence ATGGGTACAGAGACCGGGTGGCGCGCGCGGATGCGCTACGAGTTCGACAAGAGCATGGCTGCCGGTCCCATCGCCCTGATCGGCTGGCTAACGGTTATTTCTCTTGTCGTCATCGTTCTTGCAGGCCTTTTCCTGGCCCTGACGCAGATTGCGCCGGAAGGCGGGGAACCCGTCAGCTTCATCGAAGGCGCCTGGGAATCGCTGATGCGGACCATGGATGCCGGCGCCATGGGCGGCGATGTCGGCTGGGCCTTTCGCGGTGTCTCGCTGTTCGTGACGATCGCCGGCATTTTCGTCTTCTCGGCCTTGATCGGCGTTTTGAGCGCAGGCCTTGAAAACAAGCTCGAGGAATTACGCAAGGGTCGTTCGCAGGTGCTGGAACAGGATCACACGATCATCCTCAACTGGTCGCCATCGATTTTCGATGTGATCGCCGAGCTTGTCATTGCCAACACGAGCCGCCGCAAGCCGCGCATCGTCATCATGGCCAACAAGGACAAGGTCGAGATGGAGGACGAGATCGCGGCCAAAGTCGCCGATCTCAAGAATACGCGCATTATCTGCCGCAGCGGCGACCCGACGGATCTCTATGATCTCACAATCGTCAATCCGCCTACCTCGCGCTCCGTCATCGTGCTCTCACCGGAAGGTGACGATCCCGATTCGCAGGTCATTAAAAGCGTTCTGGCACTGGTCAACGATCCCGGCCGACGGACGAAGCCGTACCAGATCGCGGCGGAAATCCGCGACAGCAGAAATGCCGATGTCGCCCGCATCGTCGGTGGCAGCGAATTGCAGCTCGTTCTCGCCGACGACCTGATCTCCCGCATCGTCGTCCATTCCAGCCGTCAAACGGGCCTGAGCGCTGTCTATTCCGAACTGCTCGATTTCGAAGGTTGCGAAATCTATACGCTGGAGCAACCCGACATCATGGGAAAGAGCTTTGCTGCAGCCGTCATGGCCTATGAGACCTCGACCTTGATCGGCCTTCGCGACGAACGGGGCAAAATTCTTCTCAACCCGCCGCCCGGCCGCATTTTCAAGCCGGGAGAACAGGCTGTCATCGTCGCTGAGGACGATGCTGCGATCAGGTCCGGCAATCATCAAGTCCACATCGAGAAGGAGGCTATTCTGCCCGTCTCGCCGCGCCAGATCGGTCCGGAGCGGACGTTGATTCTCGGCTGGAACCGCCGCGGCCCAATCATCAGCTTCGAATTGTCCCGCTACGTCGCTCCCGGTTCTCTGCTGACCATTGCCGCCGACACGCCGGAACTCGAGCGGGAGATCGGCGCATTGATGGTCGCCAACGGCAACATGGCCGTCGATTACCGGATTGTCGATACGAGCAGCCGCGAGCAGCTCGATGCGCTGGAGATTCCAAGCTACGACCACGTGCTCGTGCTCGGCTACAGTGATCATATGGCGCCGCAGCCGGCTGACACACGGACACTGGTGACGCTTTTGCAACTCCGCAAGATCGCCGAAAAGGCCGGAAGGCATATCAGCGTCGTCAGCGAGATGACGGATGTGCGCAACCGCGAACTGGCGGAGGTCACCCGTGCCGACGATTTCGTCGTCAGCAACAAGCTGGTCAGCCTGATGCTCGCCCAGGCTTCCGAGAATGAATCCATGGCTGCGATCTTCGACGAACTGCTCGATGAGAACGGTTCTGAAATCTATATGCGCCCGGTCAGCGATTATGTCCGGATCGACGAGCCGCTGACCTACTACACCATCTGCCTTGCTGCGCTGCGCCGGGGCGAAGTCGCAATCGGCTATCGCCGCCAGCGCGACGAGGCTCCGGACCCACGCAGGCTCGGCGGTGTCGTGGTCAACCCGTCGAAAGCGGAAAAACTGCTCTACAGCGAAGAGGACCGGGTCATCGTTCTGGCGCAGGATTGA
- a CDS encoding aldo/keto reductase, producing the protein MEYRLLGRSGLKISTLTVGTMTFGGKGWAKTVGDLGVNDARRLVDLCLDAGVNLIDTADVYSQGVSEEIIGEILGGERKNGVLIATKARFPMGDGPNDAGSSRHHLVRACEASLRRLKTDVIDLYQLHEWDGQTPLEETMEALDLLVRHGKVRYNGCSNFSGWHIMKALGISATDHRHRFVSQQIHYTLEARDAEYELLPVSIDQGLGVLVWSPLAGGLLSGKHRRDKTAEGSRQLAGWDEPPIRDEDRLWAIVDTLVAIAESRVVSGAQVALAWLIGRKPVTSVIIGGRTEAQFKDNLAAAELTLTAEERKRLDDVSKPPVLYPYWHQLRTASDRLGEADLSLLGPHL; encoded by the coding sequence ATGGAATATCGTCTTCTCGGCCGTTCCGGCCTCAAGATTTCAACGCTCACCGTCGGCACGATGACGTTCGGCGGCAAGGGCTGGGCAAAGACTGTCGGCGATCTCGGCGTCAATGACGCCCGCCGTCTGGTCGATCTCTGCCTTGACGCCGGCGTCAATCTGATCGACACGGCCGACGTTTATTCCCAAGGCGTCTCGGAGGAGATTATTGGCGAGATCCTCGGCGGCGAGCGCAAGAACGGCGTGCTGATCGCCACCAAGGCACGCTTTCCCATGGGTGATGGCCCGAACGATGCCGGCTCCTCGCGACACCATCTGGTGCGCGCTTGCGAGGCCAGTCTCCGGCGACTGAAGACCGATGTTATCGACCTGTATCAATTGCACGAATGGGATGGCCAGACGCCGCTTGAGGAAACCATGGAAGCGCTCGACCTGCTCGTGCGCCATGGCAAGGTGCGCTATAACGGCTGCTCCAACTTCTCCGGCTGGCACATCATGAAAGCGCTCGGCATCAGCGCGACCGACCATCGCCACCGCTTCGTCAGCCAGCAGATCCACTACACCTTGGAAGCGCGCGACGCAGAATACGAGCTGCTGCCGGTCTCGATCGACCAGGGTCTTGGTGTTCTTGTCTGGAGCCCGCTGGCCGGCGGCCTGTTGTCCGGCAAGCACCGGCGCGACAAGACGGCGGAGGGATCGCGCCAGCTTGCCGGCTGGGACGAGCCACCGATCCGCGACGAAGACCGGTTATGGGCGATCGTCGACACACTGGTCGCGATCGCGGAAAGCCGCGTCGTTTCCGGGGCACAGGTCGCTCTTGCCTGGCTGATCGGCCGCAAGCCAGTCACATCGGTGATCATAGGCGGACGCACGGAAGCGCAGTTCAAGGACAATCTCGCTGCCGCCGAGCTGACGCTCACCGCCGAGGAGCGCAAGCGCCTTGACGACGTCAGCAAGCCGCCCGTTCTTTATCCTTACTGGCACCAGCTGCGCACGGCGAGCGATAGGCTCGGCGAGGCAGACTTGTCGCTGCTCGGGCCACATTTATAG